The Orenia marismortui DSM 5156 genome has a window encoding:
- the mgsA gene encoding methylglyoxal synthase yields MSKRIALIAHDQKKDDLISFAQDNKAILEKYELVATGTTGKRLIEETNLDVIRMASGPLGGDQQIGAQVTSGHLNAVIFLRDPLTAQPHEPDVSALLRVCDVHDIPLATNKSTAQLILLSFQQLK; encoded by the coding sequence ATGTCTAAAAGAATAGCTCTAATTGCTCATGATCAAAAAAAGGATGATCTAATCTCCTTTGCCCAAGATAATAAAGCAATATTAGAAAAATATGAATTAGTTGCTACAGGAACTACTGGAAAGAGATTAATTGAAGAAACAAATTTAGATGTAATTAGAATGGCTTCAGGACCACTAGGCGGTGACCAACAGATTGGTGCTCAAGTAACTTCAGGACATCTAAATGCCGTAATATTTTTAAGAGATCCTTTAACTGCTCAACCCCACGAACCAGATGTTAGTGCTTTACTTAGAGTCTGTGATGTTCATGATATACCCTTAGCTACAAATAAATCCACTGCTCAATTAATATTATTATCTTTTCAACAATTAAAATAA
- the malQ gene encoding 4-alpha-glucanotransferase, which yields MEFKRSSGILLHPTSLPGKYGIGSLGKEVYEFIDFLNDSKQRLWQICPLGPTGFGDSPYQCFSAFAGNPLLIDLETLKDEGLLVEEELNLEEGFDHDYVDYGRVINFKFDLYRSAFQRFNSIASEAEKSKFEAYCQNNIEWLEDYTLFMALKDNFNGRPWTEWDEEIKFREDSAMDKYKEELEDTIEFHKFMQYLFFKQWTAVKDYANEKDIKIVGDIPIFVAFDSADAWANPELFYFDENLNPTKVAGVPPDFFSETGQLWGNPLYNWDKLKERNYDWWIKRFEVILDQADILRLDHFRGFAAYWAVPAEEDTAINGQWESGPGADLFNVLRDKLGKLPIIAEDLGIITEDVEELRDQFEFPGMKILQFAFETDESNEYLPRNYPENSVVYTGTHDNDTTLGWFLNSDTKVKENVEKFLNIEASNICWGLIEAAWSSVSVFAIAPLQDVLELGSEARFNTPGAPAGNWQWRYKKEMLTEDVKNKLKELTDKHRNMN from the coding sequence GTGGAATTTAAAAGAAGCAGTGGTATACTATTACATCCTACTTCTTTACCAGGGAAATATGGAATAGGTTCTTTAGGAAAAGAGGTATATGAGTTTATTGATTTTTTAAATGATTCTAAGCAAAGGTTATGGCAGATTTGCCCTTTAGGTCCAACTGGATTTGGAGATTCTCCATACCAATGTTTTTCAGCTTTTGCAGGAAATCCATTGTTAATAGATTTAGAAACTTTAAAAGATGAAGGTTTATTAGTAGAAGAAGAGTTGAATTTAGAAGAAGGTTTTGACCATGATTATGTTGATTATGGTAGAGTAATTAATTTTAAATTTGATCTTTATAGAAGCGCTTTTCAAAGGTTTAACTCTATTGCCTCTGAAGCAGAAAAGAGTAAATTTGAAGCTTATTGTCAAAATAATATAGAATGGCTAGAAGATTACACATTATTTATGGCTTTGAAAGATAATTTTAATGGTAGGCCATGGACTGAATGGGATGAAGAGATTAAATTTAGAGAAGATTCTGCTATGGATAAGTATAAGGAAGAATTAGAAGATACTATAGAATTTCATAAATTTATGCAATATTTATTCTTTAAGCAATGGACAGCAGTTAAGGATTATGCTAATGAAAAGGATATTAAAATAGTTGGTGATATTCCTATTTTTGTAGCTTTTGATAGTGCTGATGCTTGGGCTAATCCAGAGCTATTCTATTTTGATGAAAACTTAAATCCAACTAAAGTTGCAGGAGTACCACCTGATTTCTTTAGTGAAACTGGACAATTATGGGGGAATCCACTTTATAATTGGGATAAATTAAAAGAACGAAATTATGATTGGTGGATTAAGAGATTTGAAGTAATTCTTGATCAGGCTGATATTCTTCGTTTAGATCATTTTAGAGGTTTTGCAGCATATTGGGCAGTTCCTGCAGAAGAAGATACTGCAATCAATGGTCAATGGGAGTCTGGTCCAGGTGCAGATCTATTTAATGTACTTAGAGATAAATTAGGCAAATTACCTATTATCGCTGAAGACTTAGGTATAATTACTGAAGATGTAGAAGAACTAAGAGATCAATTTGAATTTCCAGGAATGAAGATCTTACAATTTGCATTTGAAACTGATGAAAGCAATGAATATTTACCACGTAATTATCCTGAAAATTCTGTAGTTTATACTGGAACTCATGATAATGATACTACTTTAGGATGGTTTTTGAATTCTGATACTAAAGTAAAAGAGAATGTTGAGAAATTTTTAAATATAGAAGCAAGTAATATTTGTTGGGGACTAATAGAAGCAGCTTGGTCATCGGTATCTGTTTTTGCTATTGCACCATTACAAGATGTATTAGAGCTTGGTAGTGAGGCAAGATTCAATACTCCAGGAGCTCCTGCTGGTAACTGGCAGTGGAGGTATAAAAAAGAAATGTTAACTGAGGATGTTAAGAATAAGTTAAAGGAATTAACAGATAAGCATCGTAATATGAATTAA